atattttactGGGTTTTGGTAGGTGAATTTAATAATGCTGCTTAGATTTTTTTGCTTCACAACAGTATAGGTctcactttttttctctccttttttctactCGGTATCTCCACCTATCTTCCCTCctgtttctttcctctccttcctgcttGCTGGCTCAGAGCTACAGAGTGTGCCGCTATTGGCCCGCTCTCCCAGTACAAACAGGAAGTATCCGCCCCTTCCTGTCGataagctggaggaggagatgaatcgTCGCATGGCCGACGACAACAAGCTCTTCAGGGAGGAGTTCAATGTAAGCCCAAGTACACCTAGTcccactgttttgttttttttccactctCTCACCCGCTcttccacacagacatacatttaTCAGatttttctttctcattctcacactccctctcgcACTCATTCACACAAGCAGACAAAAAAAAGTGTGAAGTCTTATCAAACAtgcgctcactcacacacgcagatgCTAACACAGTCGTTtgtaaacacatacactcacaaccAAGTGATCTATGCATTTGCACCGATATTACATCAATGCATTTCCCACCTTGTATATCACCAGTACTTAAGAAATGCATGATGGAACACGCCGCAATACCAAACGCCGTCCATAGCGCTGAGCTGGTACAACCAGGCTTGTCCCTTCGTCTCCCCCTAACacgtctccctccatctgtctgtccaggCGCTGCCGGTGTGTCCCATCCAGGCTTCGTGCGACGCCGCCTCCAAAGAGGAGAACAAGGAGAAGAACCGCTACGTCAACATCCTGCCGTGTGAGtgacgagggggagagagggggggaggagagagaaaggtggggaggaggagagaaagagggaggggaagaaagaaagatggaggcagggagaaagggggggggagagggggattaaGAAAGcggtggggagaaggaggagagaaagagggagggaaagatggaggcagggagaaaaGCGGGAAGGGAGAAGTAAAGGAAAAGGGGGAGCAGTATCATGCCGTTATCACAATATCATACAATGTATCATAGACACTGTATCACAGACATAAAGGTTGTGTAATTGTGCAAGTGGAGACTGGCACTGTATTTCATGTTCAGTTCAAATTGCATTTTGTAGTGGAACTCTTTAAAAGGTCCACTCCCATGCCAGTAAAATTGCATTAGGGTAGTGTTCTTGTTTCTATGATGTAAATGATAGCTTTGTATCATCTTTCAAGGGGTAAGGATAGTTTGAATACTTAATGATGGTTTTGTTTTGAGACTCGGCATATGTCCGTCTTtccttttgtttctgttgtttctctatttctgtctctgtctctctatctctgtctctctttctgtctctctctctcttccagatgACCACTCCAGAGTGCATCTCCTGTCTCTGGAAGGAGTCCCAGACTCCGACTTCATCAATGCTTCTTTTATCAATGTGAGTGTGTTATGAGAACATGGCCCAGATTACCGCATTTCAATCCAAAGTGGTGGATAATAGACTCATGCACATTCCCTCCTTTTTTTGTCTCCAGGGTTACCAGGAGAAGAATAAATTCATTGCTGCGCAAGGTAAGTACTGCACAGTTAGATCAGAGCGTTCACTTGTCTTTTTTCTAGTTATCCAGTCATTTGAATTCTTGCTGGTTGACAGCTATACATcaagttttctctctctgtctccctcaggaCCAAAGGAGGAGACGGTAAACGACTTCTGGAGAATGATTTGGGAGCAGAACACGGCAACCATCGTCATGGTGACCAAtctgaaggagagaaaagaggtagAGAACAGAGAAGGGCAAAGATGGAAGGCGTCGATGTGGTGCTAGatttgactgtgtgtgggtgaaagGTTATCCATGCTGGTGCCACTCAAAGGTTCTGaagcaaagaaaaagaaaacaacgtGGTTAAAGCAAAACGACATGGAATGTCATAGTAGCTACTTTGGGGGTTTTATCCGACTATCCTTTCAAAACGAAATTCTATTCTAtaactctcccctctctcttcctctcccctcctcactctctccctctatcccattcctccctccgtcccccagTGCAAGTGTGCCCAGTACTGGCCGGACCAGGGCTGCTGGACCTACGGTAACATCCGTGTGTCAGTGGAGGACATGATGGTGCTGGTGGACTATACCATCCGCAAGTTCTGCATCCAGCAGGTGACCCactgttcctccctccttttctcagtctctccttccttccctctctcttactctttctccaTCTGACCCACTCCCTCGtttcctctcacactctctgtttcgttccctccctctctgtcactctttccTTCCCTTTCTGCCCTTCTGCATCCAGCAGGTAACccactgttcctccctccctctctctctccgtccctctctctctgcttctctgacCCACTCCCTCATTTCCCCCCCACGCTCTCCCTTtcattctccccctccttccctctctctccttgcctcttTCAAATTTCCTAACAAGGTTAACTTTGGTGTTGATTCTATATGTATAATCCATAGtcattcctgtctccctccctcaaggTGGGCGACGTGTCGGGTAAGAAGCCCCAGCGTCTGGTGACCCAGTTCCACTTCACCAGCTGGCCGGACTTTGGTGTGCCTTTCACACCCATAGGCATGCTCAAATTCCTCAAGAAGGTCAAGAACTGCAACCCGCAGTACGCTGGGCCCATAGTGGTGCATTGCAGGTgagtgtgaacatgtgtgtgtgaggaagagggagagaggcagagatagatagagatatacctacatacacacacctgcaggaagtTATATTGGGTTAGGGTTTCAGGTTAAATCTGTAGGGTGTGCTACCTACAGGGAATTATATTGGGTTAGGTTTACGTGTTACCTGCGGGGACTAACACAGGGTTTTGATACAGAGGCGTGTCTTTCCTCGCTCTTCTTATTCCCTGTGTCAGCGCGGGCGTGGGGAGGACGGGCACATTTATAGTGATCGACGCCATGCTGGACATGATGAACACTGAGAGGAAGGTGGACGTGTTCGGCTTTGTCACCCGCATCCGGGCTCAGCGCTGCCAGATGGTGCAGACCGACGTGAGTGTGACTGAAaacgacctgaacgagttcAATAAATATAGGCTGTACATGCGTTAGTTTTCATACTCAAAGTTTGTGCGAAGTTGCTCCTTCACGTCCTctggtcctccctctctccctcccatcttgcctcctcccatcgctctttctccctcttcccctctttcttatccctccctctgtccatcattcattccctctccccatctctccctggaatccctctctctccctctatccttcgcTCCCTCCCATCGCTCCCTTCCTTCCATCttgcctccaccctccctcccatcgctctctctccctcttcccctcttccttatctctctctctccatttctctttggaatctccctccctccatccctccctcccatctccctccctgtcaaCAGATGCAGTACGTGTTCATCTTCCAGGCCATGCTGGAGCACTACCTGTATGGGGAtacagagctggaggtcacctCCCTGGAGTCCCATCTGGCTAAGCTCTACGCCCCCTCACCAGGGGCCGGCTGTGGGGGGATGGAGGCAgagtttaaggtgtgtgtgtatgtgagtgtgtgtgggtttgtatgGGCGCGCGCATGTtttctatttcttttttttttttttttttcaaagaagAAATTACGAATCTATTACAATATTTGAAAAAGTAGGCTGTATTGTTGCACGTTCCGAAATCTACTGATGAATCCCTCTTCCATTGTTTGACCCTGTGCAGAAACTGACCTCTATCAAGATCCAGAATGACAAGATGAGGACAGGAAACCTGCCTGCTAACATGAAGAAGAACAGAGTTCTCCAGATCATCCCATGTGAGTGGGGATAgttacacgtgtgtgtatggCCAGTTGTGGAATTCAGCCTGAACTCTTAATAAAAGTGTATTTCCAATTGGTCACTAAATGTACGAATGTATGTATGAATGTCATGGTTCTGTTTTGCAATGTATATTTTACAGGACCACATTTTCTATGCcattgcaaatgttttatttccaAATGAATTATTATTCATGCACTGTGTTCATGTACTATAGATTTTTTTTGCAGTACTATTTTCCTCACAGGAAAGGTTTTGTCTATTGTGttctttaaatacattttcactCTTGACTGTAGATGAGTTCAACAGAGTTATTATCCCAGtcaagaggggtgaggagaacaCAGATTATGTCAACGCTTCCTTTATCGATGTGAGTATGAAATACCTTTCATTTAATTGACTTTTTTTGCGCTGCCATATTATTTCATGTCTACTTTTCTTCCctgttctgtctccctcttactTTCTATcttcccctctttttggttATCTTTTTttgtatatacatacagtacaccttTCTTTGACACTTTGAGTCAGTgcacaataaaaacaaattgTTTTGGACCCCAGGGCTACCGTCAGAAGGACTCGTACATGGCCTGCCAGGGTCCGCTGCAGCACACCATTGAAGACTTTTGGAGGATGATCTGGGAGTGGAGGAGCTGTTCCATAGTCATGCTGaccgagctggaggagagaggccaggtaCGGAGGGTGGAGAGGCCCGACaacgacagagggagaggaggataggaaagggggaaggtagagggggtgggagCAGGAGATGTATATTTACACTAACAGTAACAGTTAGTAACAAAGGTCCTAATTAAGTGGACTTTCCAGGACCGGGACTAAGTTGCAAAGTTGGACCAGCACATATTAAATTCAATTTGAATGTAAATCACTATAAAACATTTCAGTACAGCTGTCACAAAATTGGAACAATATGATTCCCATAAAAACATAATTAaattgacattacatttacatttagtcatttagcacatttacagtaagtacagggacattcccccgaggcaagtagggtgaagtgccttggacacaacgtcatttgacacggccaggaatcgaactggcaaccttcggattactagcccgattccctcaccgctcagccacctgactcccttacctTTTATATATAAGATATACATATACAAACACCATATTTAAACTAGTGTTGGACAACCCTGTTATAAATTAAAGGACAATTCTATTCAGGATTAATCTGTAGCACACAACGCATTTGTTATACCATGTATggtgagatgagagagggatgagagacaaTAGGATGGActggagggaaaacacagagagagggatcaaTTACTGATGGTTGTAAAAGAGGGATAAGAAAGCTCTATAGCTAGACAGGGAGGGTAATACTTCATCTCAGACCCAAGCATCTTaccatgtctctttctctctcctcgctccctccttctgcctctccatctctccataggAGAAGTGCGCCCAGTACTGGCCCAGCGACGGTGTGGTGGTGTACGGCGACATCTCCATCgagctgaagagagaggaggagagtgagagctaCACCATCAGAGACCTGCTGGTCACCAACAACAGAGTAAGGATGGCCACCTTGGAGCCACTGTGCTACAAGCAGACATAGTTTACTAACATAGTTAGTTGTATGAACTATACTGTAGAAAATGACATTGGGAATTAAATGAATATACTTGTCTTCAATTATTCATTGTTTCCTTATTATTATATTAACCACATTTATTTAACAGATCTACATGCATATGTGGTGACTGTACATAAGTTAGTTATGCATAGTCGCTATATACTGCTCTAATCAGCTAGGATGTGATTACTTTTAAAATACTTTAAGACAAAATGTTAATGGTCACAACATAAACCTGTTATTTGGGTCAACTGAATCTGTTCCATTAAAATAAAATGACTTAAAACcaattttttaaattaattccCAGCCTTAAATTCTAGTAATCGTGTCGTAAGATTGTATTTTTAACCATTTCTGCTTGTAGTACCATAGTTGTGCTATAATTGAAGTTACCACAGTGATTTATAAGTGTGTTCTCATTCTCTTATCATTCCTCCCCACCCCTGAATCACCATTCATtatctcactctccttctctgtccatcTCACCTACCTCTCCCCTTCACCTATCTCCCCATCTCTGTGTCCGACTGCAGGAGAACAAGGCCAGAGCGGTACGGCTGTTCCATTTCCATGGCTGGCCTGAGGTGGGCATCCCCACCGACGGCAAAGGCATGATCAACATCATCGCTGCCGTGCAGAAACAGCAACAACAGTCAGGAAATCACCCCATCACAGTGCACTGCAGGTAAACAGAATTCTATAATAATGGATTCGTCCTCGCTATTTAGATCAATCAAGCTCAGCTACAGTAAGCTAATTTATGTAAACTAATTTATGAAATTGAACGTTTCAGCAGAGTATGGGATGTTATAGTTACATGAATTCAAAAGCAACAAtaatagggggtcagatgggtgagcagttagggaatatggctaccaatcagaaggttgccggttcgatttctgGCCGTGATTTTAGCAAGTAAGCTCAAAAGGAAGGAATATATAACCAGAAGAACTTCACAGAATGATAAAATGTCTCACTGCATTACAATCAACCTTGACGTCTTTGGTTGACAGTGAGAAAAGGTTAACTTTGATATAATTAGAAGTTTTGGAGTAAGAATTAATCAAAAGGTTTGTTACCTGTTACTGGCTCCATTAAACCCATCTGTGGAGCTAGATCATGTGGCATTTTGTAGCTTTCTGTAGGTACTAAATTGATGCCTGTGATTATGAAGCAACATTTATGTAATTCTGGGGGACATCTTGGCCAATATGCTCAATGCAAGTATTGGTCTGCATATGTGTAGTTGTACCTAATATTTCTGAGCActaatctgtgtatgtgtgtttcttcctctttctttcttcctgtctgtctgtgtgtgtgtgtgtctgtctgtgtttgtgtgtgtatgtctgtttgtgtctgtgtctgtctcttttcaGTGCTGGGGCAGGGCGTACGGGGACCTTCTGTGCCCTCAGCACGGTCCTAGAGCGGGTGAAGGCAGAGGGCATCCTGGATGTGTTCCAGACAGTGAAGAGCCTGAGGCTGCAGAGGCCGCACATGGTGCAGACACTGGTAAGAGACTGCTCACTAGCTTCACCTACAACATACACAACAAGGCGTATTTTCATTGGGATTATGAATGTTGAATCTTAAAAAGGCTGGTTGTTCAATTGACACATTTTCAGGATGCCAGTTTCAACTATTCATTTTAACTTTAAAACTGCTAAGTATAACATTTAGCATTTCAGACAAGGTACAAAAGCCTTTTAATAGCTTATAT
The window above is part of the Osmerus mordax isolate fOsmMor3 chromosome 1, fOsmMor3.pri, whole genome shotgun sequence genome. Proteins encoded here:
- the ptpra gene encoding receptor-type tyrosine-protein phosphatase alpha isoform X2; this translates as MPISHFKGSMGMCPLLLLLSLALGTSAQEPPSPTGPIHTAKPPNLTAASLLNVTVVTPPVAPTTTIATASTVATTTTTTTIATTTNNEAVLTGGPAATPVPAPHLPPAPTKDPLAPPTTLQSPVSTTVVQDGGGGAYNATTPSGPEGSTLYTDMGTDFSLEMETSTETTVEHTSANSNNIPGVCVCEQEPPSDEMPIIAVMVALSSLLVIVFIIIILYMLRFKKYKQAGSHSNSFRLTNGRSDETELQSVPLLARSPSTNRKYPPLPVDKLEEEMNRRMADDNKLFREEFNALPVCPIQASCDAASKEENKEKNRYVNILPYDHSRVHLLSLEGVPDSDFINASFINGYQEKNKFIAAQGPKEETVNDFWRMIWEQNTATIVMVTNLKERKECKCAQYWPDQGCWTYGNIRVSVEDMMVLVDYTIRKFCIQQVGDVSGKKPQRLVTQFHFTSWPDFGVPFTPIGMLKFLKKVKNCNPQYAGPIVVHCSAGVGRTGTFIVIDAMLDMMNTERKVDVFGFVTRIRAQRCQMVQTDMQYVFIFQAMLEHYLYGDTELEVTSLESHLAKLYAPSPGAGCGGMEAEFKKLTSIKIQNDKMRTGNLPANMKKNRVLQIIPYEFNRVIIPVKRGEENTDYVNASFIDGYRQKDSYMACQGPLQHTIEDFWRMIWEWRSCSIVMLTELEERGQEKCAQYWPSDGVVVYGDISIELKREEESESYTIRDLLVTNNRENKARAVRLFHFHGWPEVGIPTDGKGMINIIAAVQKQQQQSGNHPITVHCSAGAGRTGTFCALSTVLERVKAEGILDVFQTVKSLRLQRPHMVQTLEQYEFCYKVVQEYIDAFSDYANFK
- the ptpra gene encoding receptor-type tyrosine-protein phosphatase alpha isoform X3 translates to MPISHFKGSMGMCPLLLLLSLALGTSAQEPPSPTGPIHTAKPPNLTAASLLNVTVVTPPVAPTTTIATASTVATTTTTTTIATTTNNEAVLTGGPAATPVPAPHLPPAPTKDPLAPPTTLQSPVSTTVVQDGGGGAYNATTPSGPEGSTLYTDMGTDFSLEMETSTETTVEHTSANSNNIPEQEPPSDEMPIIAVMVALSSLLVIVFIIIILYMLRFKKYKQAGSHSNSFRLTNGRSDETELQSVPLLARSPSTNRKYPPLPVDKLEEEMNRRMADDNKLFREEFNALPVCPIQASCDAASKEENKEKNRYVNILPYDHSRVHLLSLEGVPDSDFINASFINGYQEKNKFIAAQGPKEETVNDFWRMIWEQNTATIVMVTNLKERKECKCAQYWPDQGCWTYGNIRVSVEDMMVLVDYTIRKFCIQQVGDVSGKKPQRLVTQFHFTSWPDFGVPFTPIGMLKFLKKVKNCNPQYAGPIVVHCSAGVGRTGTFIVIDAMLDMMNTERKVDVFGFVTRIRAQRCQMVQTDMQYVFIFQAMLEHYLYGDTELEVTSLESHLAKLYAPSPGAGCGGMEAEFKKLTSIKIQNDKMRTGNLPANMKKNRVLQIIPYEFNRVIIPVKRGEENTDYVNASFIDGYRQKDSYMACQGPLQHTIEDFWRMIWEWRSCSIVMLTELEERGQEKCAQYWPSDGVVVYGDISIELKREEESESYTIRDLLVTNNRENKARAVRLFHFHGWPEVGIPTDGKGMINIIAAVQKQQQQSGNHPITVHCSAGAGRTGTFCALSTVLERVKAEGILDVFQTVKSLRLQRPHMVQTLEQYEFCYKVVQEYIDAFSDYANFK
- the ptpra gene encoding receptor-type tyrosine-protein phosphatase alpha isoform X1 is translated as MPISHFKGSMGMCPLLLLLSLALGTSAQEPPSPTGPIHTAKPPNLTAASLLNVTVVTPPVAPTTTIATASTVATTTTTTTIATTTNNEAVLTGGPAATPVPAPHLPPAPTKDPLAPPTTLQSPVSTTVVQDGGGGAYNATTPSGPEGSTLYTDMGTDFSLEMETSTETTVEHTSANSNNIPGGNETEQEPPSDEMPIIAVMVALSSLLVIVFIIIILYMLRFKKYKQAGSHSNSFRLTNGRSDETELQSVPLLARSPSTNRKYPPLPVDKLEEEMNRRMADDNKLFREEFNALPVCPIQASCDAASKEENKEKNRYVNILPYDHSRVHLLSLEGVPDSDFINASFINGYQEKNKFIAAQGPKEETVNDFWRMIWEQNTATIVMVTNLKERKECKCAQYWPDQGCWTYGNIRVSVEDMMVLVDYTIRKFCIQQVGDVSGKKPQRLVTQFHFTSWPDFGVPFTPIGMLKFLKKVKNCNPQYAGPIVVHCSAGVGRTGTFIVIDAMLDMMNTERKVDVFGFVTRIRAQRCQMVQTDMQYVFIFQAMLEHYLYGDTELEVTSLESHLAKLYAPSPGAGCGGMEAEFKKLTSIKIQNDKMRTGNLPANMKKNRVLQIIPYEFNRVIIPVKRGEENTDYVNASFIDGYRQKDSYMACQGPLQHTIEDFWRMIWEWRSCSIVMLTELEERGQEKCAQYWPSDGVVVYGDISIELKREEESESYTIRDLLVTNNRENKARAVRLFHFHGWPEVGIPTDGKGMINIIAAVQKQQQQSGNHPITVHCSAGAGRTGTFCALSTVLERVKAEGILDVFQTVKSLRLQRPHMVQTLEQYEFCYKVVQEYIDAFSDYANFK